The genomic DNA TGCGTCGATGAGAAGCTGGACGACTTCGTTCATGGTAGGACGGATTGTTGGAGTTCTGCTGGTACAACGGATAGCCACACGCAAGGCATTTATCATATCGGCTCTCGATGATTCGGCTAATCTCTTGTCTAGTGTCTCCATCAATCCTTCTTTTGTGTCAATCTTTGTTGACACCCAGTTCACTATGTTTTTGTTCTCCCCGAAACACGAATCCACCGGTTTCTTCCCTGTGATGAGCTCCATTAACACAACCCCGAAACTGTACACGTCGCATTTGATCGTTGCTTTGGATGAGTACGCATATTCTGCCATTTCCAAATGCATATCATCAATTCGTTAGTATGGAAAAACAAATTGAACtacattttacaaataaaaacacTATCAAAAGAAATTTTTAGAATTGTTGAAagatagttaaataaaaatatttcgataaaattaattataattaacaccATGAAAATAAATGATCAAATTTAGCAAAATCGTTTACttgtaacaataaataaaagacctttcttttcttttttaagttaCTATGGCGATCATATTAAGCTTAGGTCTAATTGTGTTTGTATTTCCATTGTAAATCATTTTaatgtttcataatataaggtATAAAGAGGTAATATATATCACCTGGGGCCAAGTAACCATAGGTGCCAGCCATAACTGTCGTGGTTGAATCTTTCCCTCTAGCTTGTAACACTTTTGCAATGCCAAAATCAGCAACTTTAGGCTGATAGTTTACATCCAATAAGATGTTTGTCGATTTGATGTCGCGATGAATGATCGGTGGTGAGAGATCATGGTGAAGGTAAGCCAATCCTTGAGCTACTCCGACCGCGATTTGATGACGAGTACGCCACTCGAGATGAACAAAGCCTTTGTGAAGAGCGTCCCATAAGTTACCATTAGGCATGTACTCGTACACCAGAAGACTACAATCCAAACTTGAGAAATAGCTGAAGAGTTTCACAATGTTCTTATGGCGAATGCTCCCGAGGGTCTCAACTTCGGTTTTCAACTCCTTGTTCAAATGCATTTTGTCTTCGGAAGCTGAGTCTTTGCTGCTTTGGCTCCATAGTTTCTTCACCGCAACTACTTCCCCGGATTTAAGCTCTACTCTGTAGACAGTACCCGAACCACCATGACCTACTATGTTCTTGTCGACAAGAGATTCGAGAATCTCCCTTTGGTCGAAACTTATGCGGTGGAAACTCTTAACGTCGTAAGAGAAGTAAGAAGATGCTAAGGTCTCGTCTTGCTCTATCACTGCTCTGTTTTTACTCATCCGTTGTCTCAAGTAAAACATGATGCACCCTAGGACTAGGATGAAGACTGAGACAAGGATTGCCCATATGGagctcagcttcttcttcccgCGAGGCTCTTGACACATTGGAAACTTCAAATCCGATGAACCAGCAGTTGGAGGAACACAGAGATTAGGGTTATCCGAAAAGCTTTCTACAAGACCTCCTCTTATTAATGAGACAGGGATGGGACCAGAGAGCCGGTTGTTGGAGAAATTTATCGAGGTTGGGAGCAACTCAGAGAGGTCTTCAGGGATTCTTCCGGTAAGGAGATTACTGGAAAGATCAAGAACGTTGAGAGATCTTAGATTAGAAAGCGATTCAGGTATCGAAGAATCAAGATGGTTGCCTTGCAGCACAAGTAAGTTCAGTTTCCTTAGTCTTCCGATCTCGGACGGTATTGGACCAGACAATTGATTGTTACTGAGATCAAGCTTCACAAGATtggtggcatgagagatctcgTGAGGCATAACACCGGAGATTCTGTTACCCTGCATAAAGAGCTCTGACAAATTCCAAGCGCCTCCAATAGCATTAGGTATTGGACCAAACAAGGAGTTGTAAGCCAAGTCGATGATGGAGACATGAGGTAGAGACATAACTCCTTGTGGTATGGTTCCCACGAGGCGGTTGCTCGCAACACGGAACCGTATGAGTGTCTTGCAGTTCCCATAAGTCTCAGGGATTGAACCAGAGAAACGGTTTTGTAGGACAAGAAAGTACAAAAGCTTACCGGATTTGCAAACATGAGCCGGAAGAGGACCTGAGAAGCGGTTTTCCGAGACATCAAGAGCGACCATAGGCGAGGAATATCCAAGATTTGGCGGGAGTTCACCGGTTAAGTAGTTGTCGTAGAGAGACAATATTTTCAAGGTTCTTGAGTTGCCAAGTGACTTGGGAATCTCACCAGTCAAGCTGTTGTTGTAAAGCTGAAGCACTCGTAGTTTCGGAAGACTACAGATTGAATCCGGTATGCTTCCGGTTAACCTGCTAACCGAGATATCGATATCCGTAAGGTTCTTGAGTTTACCGATTTCCTCTGGTATACTCCCAGTTAAGTGATAGTTGTAGTAAAGCTCAAGCTGCCTTAGGTTGGAAAGGTTCCCAATTTCTTTTGGAATCTCACCAGAGAGAAAGTTTCCGCTAAGTTCAAGATCAACAAGAGAACTCAAGTTACCAATGGATCTTGGGATGTTACCATGGAGCATACACGTCATCAGGAGCATGTGTGTGAGCTTCGTGAGCTTAGAGACAGAATCAGGTAGAGTCCAGAGGTCGAGCTCTGGATTCTCATTGAAGTTGAGATACTCTAGATCAGTGAGATTAAAAATGGAGAAAGGGAAGCTACCGGTGAAGTGGTTCCAAGACATGTCGATGACTCTTAAAGCTTTCATTGATGAGAAATCAGGGAGAGTTCCTTTGAGATAAAGA from Camelina sativa cultivar DH55 chromosome 2, Cs, whole genome shotgun sequence includes the following:
- the LOC104724100 gene encoding receptor-like protein kinase HSL1 encodes the protein MHLNFFTVFVLFFFFFFCFSNNQSWGLMSSNQQPQFFKLMKNSLFGDALSSWNVSDDVGTNYCDFTGVRCDGQGLVTDLDLSSWSLSGVFPDGICSYFPNLRVLRLSRNHLNRSSSFLSTIPSCSLLRELNMSSLYLKGTLPDFSSMKALRVIDMSWNHFTGSFPFSIFNLTDLEYLNFNENPELDLWTLPDSVSKLTKLTHMLLMTCMLHGNIPRSIGNLSSLVDLELSGNFLSGEIPKEIGNLSNLRQLELYYNYHLTGSIPEEIGKLKNLTDIDISVSRLTGSIPDSICSLPKLRVLQLYNNSLTGEIPKSLGNSRTLKILSLYDNYLTGELPPNLGYSSPMVALDVSENRFSGPLPAHVCKSGKLLYFLVLQNRFSGSIPETYGNCKTLIRFRVASNRLVGTIPQGVMSLPHVSIIDLAYNSLFGPIPNAIGGAWNLSELFMQGNRISGVMPHEISHATNLVKLDLSNNQLSGPIPSEIGRLRKLNLLVLQGNHLDSSIPESLSNLRSLNVLDLSSNLLTGRIPEDLSELLPTSINFSNNRLSGPIPVSLIRGGLVESFSDNPNLCVPPTAGSSDLKFPMCQEPRGKKKLSSIWAILVSVFILVLGCIMFYLRQRMSKNRAVIEQDETLASSYFSYDVKSFHRISFDQREILESLVDKNIVGHGGSGTVYRVELKSGEVVAVKKLWSQSSKDSASEDKMHLNKELKTEVETLGSIRHKNIVKLFSYFSSLDCSLLVYEYMPNGNLWDALHKGFVHLEWRTRHQIAVGVAQGLAYLHHDLSPPIIHRDIKSTNILLDVNYQPKVADFGIAKVLQARGKDSTTTVMAGTYGYLAPEYAYSSKATIKCDVYSFGVVLMELITGKKPVDSCFGENKNIVNWVSTKIDTKEGLMETLDKRLAESSRADMINALRVAIRCTSRTPTIRPTMNEVVQLLIDAAPQGGPDMTSKSTTKIKDLVLSSDHLTQTRL